Below is a window of Gemmatimonadaceae bacterium DNA.
ACAACGACTCCTCGCGATAGCGACGAGCAAGATCCTTCTGGTCGGTTGCCGTGCGAACAGGGGCCCGCGACAGCTCAGCAATGTAGAGATCGAGCAGCTCGGCGCCCTCCGCTGCCGAAATGTCGGCACGCGCAGGTAGTCTCTTCGCCGCTCTTGAATTCTTGGACTTCATATACCTGTCCTCCCCGCCCTTCCGTCACCCTCCTCCTCAGGCCGCGAGCTTGGCGATGCGCGCGGCGAGCTCGTTCTTCGAACGTAGTCCGACAACGGATTCAACGAGCCTTCCGTCACGGAAGAAGAGAAGCGTCGGGATCGACCGCACGTTGTAGCGCGCGGTGGTCACCGGATTGTTGTCGATGTCCAGCTTGGCGACTTTCACTCGCCCGTCAAAATCGCGCGCGAGATCTTCCACTATCGGACCCAGTGCTCGGCACGGGCCACACCACTCTGCCCAAAGATCGACGATCGCTGCACCGCGATGCGACTCGATCTCGGCAGAGAAATTCTCGTCCGTTACCTCGACCACTGGAGCTTCGCTCCTGACTTCGTTCATCCTTCACCTCCGCCGATTCATAGAATCGGCATTTCTATATCCATCTATATAACTACCAAATACCTAAAGAAGATCCCGTGCCGTTGGTGCTCGGAAGACTCAGCTTCTCGTCTCTCGACGAAGACGTGCCTCTGCCTCACGGGAGCTGTTCTCCGCGACGCGTCGCGCGTTCCCTGGAGTGCCCATACCAAGCCGAGCCTCGAGCGCCGTGACATAGTCGTGCAGCACATCAGCGCGGAAGCGATAGAACGCGAACTGTCCTTCTCGCCAGGGCTCGATCAGGCCGGCCCTCGCTAACTCCTTCAGATGGTGCGACATCGTCGGTTGCGCCACCGGAAACTGTTCGCACAACCGCTGGCAGCCGACTTCACGACAATTGGCGATCTCTTCGAGGATCTGAAATCGCCTTGGATCGGCGAGCGCCTTGGCAATGCGGGCGAAGCGTTCGGGATCGATCGGCATCGCGTATATAGATAGCCGTCTATGTGGCTTTAGTCAACTGAGCCGAACGATTTCGATCGAGAACCTCGCGCACCTTGAAAGCGAGTTGATCCGGCGTGAACGGCTTCTGCAGAAAGGCGGCACGACGATCGAGTATACCACGGCGAACGACCTCGTCATCGGTGTAGCCCGACATGAAGAGCACATGAATGTCGGGAACAACCGATAGGAGCCGTTCGACGAGCACGGTACCGCTCATTTCCGGCATCACGACGTCGGTTGTGACGAGGTCGATCCTGCCAGTGAATGCATCGACCAGAGTGAGAGCGCGTTGCCCCGTGCTCGCCACGAGCACCGTGTACCCGAAACTGCGGAGGATCCGTTCAGCAAGCGTCCGCAGGGACGGATCGTCTTCGACGAGGAGAATCGTCTCCGTGCCCCGCGGCGGCAGCGGTGCGGTCCGCTCGATCTCGGACCGAGGGTCGTGATCCACGACGTGCCGGGGCAGGAAGATCTTGAAGGTCGCGCCTTTTCCTGATTCCGCCTGCACGGCGATGTCGCCGCCCGATTGCTTGACGATGCCATAGACGGTCGACAGTCCGAGTCCCGTTCCTTTGCCACGCTCCTTCGTCGTGAAGAAGGGCTCGAAGAGGTGGGCGCGGATTTCCGGCGTCATCCCCACGCCGGTGTCGCTGATCGCCAGCATAACGTAGGATCCTGCGTCACGCGGCACGTTCTCGGTCTCGATCGTTAGGTGACCGCCGTTCGGCATCGCGTCTCGCGAGTTCACGACGAGGTTCACGATCACTTGCTCGATCTGACCAGGATCGGCATGGACGAGCCATAGTTCTGGATCGAGGCGCGTGAGGAGCGCGATGTCTTCGCCAATGAGGCGGCGCAGCATCTTCTCGACGTCGGTCACGACTGCATTCAGATGCAGGGCTCGGGGCTGCATCATCTGGCGGCGACTGAACGCGAGTAACTGCCGCGTGAGGGCGGCGGCGCGATCGGCGGCGGCGGCGATCTCCTCGACGTCTTCGCGCCGTGCGTCGCCCTCGAGCGCCGAGAGCAGGATCGTGCTGTAGCTCTTGATGACGGTTAAGAGATTGTTAAAATCGTGCGCGACGCCACCAGCGAGCCTGCCCACGGCCTCCATTCGCTGGGATTGCGCGAGCTGCAGCTCGAGCTCCTTGCGTTCCGTCGTGTCTTCGACGAGCACGCCGATGACCGTCGGGAGTGTCCCATCCCCCGGAACGGGGTAGTAGCTCGCGATGCCGTGGCGTATCCGCGCCGCGTCGTCCGCGGCAGCCGCCGTCATCTCGAGGCCCAGCACGGGGCGCCCGGTTCTCAGAACGTGCTCGAGCACGTCCTTCAATCTGGGCGCCAGCTCGCTCGGAATGCGCTCGAACACCTGACGGCCAATGTGCTCGGATACCGGGAATCCGTTCATCGCCGCAAGGGTTTCGTTGATGCTCACGAACCGAAGCTGCTCGTCGAGCAACGCGAAGCCGATGGACGCCCGCGACAGGACGAGCTCGAATAGCCGGAGAGTCTCCTGTCGTTCTCGCGCCGAATGCTCCGCAGCGCGGCGCGCGTCTTCGGCATCTGCGAGCGCAGTGCCGAGAGACTGATTGGCGATCTCGAGCTCGTCGGAGATAGCCTGGGCCTCGGCTGTCTCCTGTTCGAGTGTCATGGCCTGGCTATGTATTTCCGCGGCTCGATCCGTCAATTCCAGCGAGTGTTGCTCCAGGCGATCCGTCTGCCTCACGAGCACGTCGCGATGCCGAGCGACGTGAGTAGCGTGTCCGTAAAACCGACGGCGCACCCATATGACGAGGCCGGCGAGCGCGAGGAGCTCGACGAGAACGAGCGTGAGCGCCAGGTCGTTGCCCGTTGTGGTTGCGATCAGCATAACGACCGTCGCCGCGGCAGTCGCGACCAGGGTTACTCCGATCCATCCGGCGCGGCGAAGCGTGGCCGACTCCCGATCGGCGTGCAAGGCCGACTCGTAAGTGGTTTCAGAGACCGATGCGTCGAGAGTCGGCAAGGTTGCGAAGCGATCTACGGTATTGCAGCAAGGGGAGCACAGAGAGACGAGCTTCTCGCGCTCCTCGAAACGAATCGACGTCGGCTTCGGACCTTTCTTTCAGCGCGGTCTGATGTTGTCACGTCAACTCACGGCGCTGGGCCGCTCACGACCAAATGGAATCAGATCAGGACGGGCCGTGCCCATCAATACGTCGGCAACCGCTTCGCCGATCGCGCTCGCGAACTTGAAGCCGTGGCCAGAGCAAGCGCTGACGATCAGGACGTCTTCGTGCCGTGCGTGTGGCGTAATGAGAAAATGGCCATCGGCCGTGTTCGTATAAAGACACGTCGCCGAGCGACGTCGCTCGCCAGCGGCATCGGGAAGATAGGTCCTGAGCAAGGCCGTCACCCGATCGACTTCCTCCTTGTCGACGTCACGGCGAACAGTATCGGGATCGGTTGGCTCTCCCTCGTGATGGATCGCCGCTTTGACACCGTCGCCGCCGTCAGGCACGAAATAGAAAATTCGATCGGCCGCGTACTCGATCATCGCGATCGGACAGCGAGCCGGCGTGAAATTCTCCTGATGGCGTGCTGGCGTGAACCAGTGCATCACCTGTCGCTCGACACCGAGCGAAATGGAATCATCATCGAGCAAGGCTGGCGTCCAGGCGCCGGCGCACAACGCGAGTTTGCCCGAGTCGTATTCACCGTTCGACGTGACCACGCGAACGCGACCGCCGGAGCAGCTCCACTCCTGCACCGGCTCGTCGAAGAACACCTCAGCGCCCGACGCAACGCCGAGTCGAAGGTGCGCGTCGACGCAGGCCTCGGGGTCAAGAATTCCCGCTCGGGGCTCGTAAAACGCCGTCATCTCGTTAGGTAGCGCGAATGCAGGAAACCGCGCTCGGACCTCGGCGGCGCTCAGCTCCTCATGCTCGAGTGCATGTTCTCGCGCACTGAGGAAGGCACCGCTCACTAGGACGCCGCGGCGCTGGCCAATCATCATCCCGCCGGTCTGGTGAAATAATCGGTGAGCGGAGCGGCGTTCCAGATCGGCCCAGAGCTCGTACGCGCGCTGAACGAGCGGAACGTAGCGCGGGTGCTCGTAGTACGACTCGCGGATGATTCGCGACAGCCCGTGTGTGGATCCCAGGGTGTGCGGCGGTGTGAACCGATCGAAGCCGGCGACGCGAACGCCACGCCGCGCCAGATGGTACAAAGCGGCGCTCCCCATCGCTCCGAGCCCCACGATGATGGCGTCGATGGTGTGAGCCATTGGTTGGGACAGTGCACGGCCGCCGCGCTGCCGTCAACTCTCATCGACGCTCGCGAACGCTCCTGCTCCCATTCGTCAGCCACAACGTCCCTTCCACCCCACGCTTCTGGCCACCGGCGGACGTCGTCGGTACATCAAGGGGTGCTCGCGTCTTCTCCTCCCGTTTCCGCAGCCCGGCCACGCCGTTCGTTGGCGCATCGTGCGCTGGCGTCCGTTGCCTACGTTGCTCTGTGGTCCGCCGTCGGCGCGTTATTCGCCGCGCAGTCGTACATCACGTACTCCTACAGCGGCACTCGAGCGGTCTCCGGTCTTCGGTTGCTTGGCTTCGCGCTGGCTGATTGGTACGTGTGGGCGCTGCTGGCGCCCGCGATTTTCTGGCTCACGCGACGATTCAGCTTCATTCGACATCCCTGGCGCTCCGCGGCGATACATCTGCCGGCGACGTTCGCCTTCCTGTTCGCGCGGATGGAGTTGCGCGTGCTCGTCGGACAATTGATTCCCGCGGTGCGAATGGGGCCAGCGGGAATCATGACGTCGATGGCGCTACAGGTCTTCGTGTACTGGTCAATCGTCGCGGTCGCGCTGGCTCTCCAGTATCAGCGGATGTATCGCGAAGAACAGTTCGCAGCCGTGGGCCTCAAGACGCAACTCGCGCGCGCCGAGCTCGGCCTGCTCAAGATGCAATTACAACCGCACTTTCTTTTCAATACGCTCAACGCGATCTCGGAACAGGTTCACGCCGATCCTGAAGGAGCCGAGCGCATGATCACGCATCTGAGCGAGCTGCTGCGTCACACGATTCACTCCGGAGAGGCGCAGGAGATCTCACTCGGCGAGGAGCTGGCGCTGCTCGAGCGCTATCTCGTGATCCAGCGCGCGCGATTCGCCGGACGACTCGAGGTGACACTCGACGTCGACGCGGGCGCCATGGGAGCGCTCGTTCCCAATCTCGTGCTACAGCCGCTGGTCGAGAACGCGATTCGGCATGGCATCGCGCCGCGAGCGAGCGGCGGCCATGTCGAGGTAGTCGCGCGGCGCGACTTGAAGAAGCGCCAGTTGCTGCTCGAGGTGCGGGACGACGGCATCGGTCTCGAAGCAGCGCGGGCGCGCCGCCGCTCGGCGTCCAACACCGGTGAAGGGGTCGGCATTCCGAATACCGCCTCGCGGCTCCGGCAACTCTACGGGGCGGAGTACACGTTCACGTTAGGCGGCCGGCCGGCGGGCGGAGTCGTCGCGTCGCTCGCGTTACCGCTGCACGATACCCTCATGGTTCATCACGCGTCCGGTATGCATCGACCGTCGCCCTACGGCGGAGTGGTACATGGAGCGTAGCAGCGCGCCGCGAATGACCATGCGCGGCGCGACGCCACTCCGGGTCCTCCTCGTCGACGACGAGCCGCTCGCGCTCCGGAAGCTGCGTCGATTGTTGTCCAGCGAGCGCGACATCCAGATCGTGGCCGAGTGCAGTGACGGCAAAGCCGCGGCCGATGCAATCCGTCGTCATGCACCCGACCTCGTCTTCCTCGACGTCCAGATTCCCGAGCTCGACGGCTTTCAGGTTCTCGATTCCCTGGCTGTGAGAGTGCTGCCAGTGATCATCTTCGTCACCGCGTACGACGATCACGCCCTGCGCGCTTTCGATGCGCACGCGCTGGACTATCTCCTCAAGCCAGTCGGACGCGACCGTTTTCGCGAATCTCTCGACCGCGCACGAGAGCGGGTCCTGGAGCGCCGCGCCGCGGGCGTGGTTGATGCCCGCCTCCTCGCTTTGCAGGGTGAGCGGAAAGCGACGGCGGAGATGGCGACATCGCGCTGCCTAACGCGCATCGCGATCAAGGGCGATGGCCGCGCCTTCTTCGTACGCACGGACGACGTGGACTGGATCGAGGCGGCGGACAACTATGTGCGATTGCACATCGGC
It encodes the following:
- a CDS encoding LytTR family DNA-binding domain-containing protein, whose protein sequence is MERSSAPRMTMRGATPLRVLLVDDEPLALRKLRRLLSSERDIQIVAECSDGKAAADAIRRHAPDLVFLDVQIPELDGFQVLDSLAVRVLPVIIFVTAYDDHALRAFDAHALDYLLKPVGRDRFRESLDRARERVLERRAAGVVDARLLALQGERKATAEMATSRCLTRIAIKGDGRAFFVRTDDVDWIEAADNYVRLHIGGTNHVVRESLRTLETKLDPRLFLRVHRSAIVNVDAIREMQPWFHGDHVIILRSGARLTCSRRYDERLRQMLANDL
- the trxA gene encoding thioredoxin, coding for MNEVRSEAPVVEVTDENFSAEIESHRGAAIVDLWAEWCGPCRALGPIVEDLARDFDGRVKVAKLDIDNNPVTTARYNVRSIPTLLFFRDGRLVESVVGLRSKNELAARIAKLAA
- a CDS encoding histidine kinase, with the protein product MAHRALASVAYVALWSAVGALFAAQSYITYSYSGTRAVSGLRLLGFALADWYVWALLAPAIFWLTRRFSFIRHPWRSAAIHLPATFAFLFARMELRVLVGQLIPAVRMGPAGIMTSMALQVFVYWSIVAVALALQYQRMYREEQFAAVGLKTQLARAELGLLKMQLQPHFLFNTLNAISEQVHADPEGAERMITHLSELLRHTIHSGEAQEISLGEELALLERYLVIQRARFAGRLEVTLDVDAGAMGALVPNLVLQPLVENAIRHGIAPRASGGHVEVVARRDLKKRQLLLEVRDDGIGLEAARARRRSASNTGEGVGIPNTASRLRQLYGAEYTFTLGGRPAGGVVASLALPLHDTLMVHHASGMHRPSPYGGVVHGA
- a CDS encoding metalloregulator ArsR/SmtB family transcription factor, encoding MPIDPERFARIAKALADPRRFQILEEIANCREVGCQRLCEQFPVAQPTMSHHLKELARAGLIEPWREGQFAFYRFRADVLHDYVTALEARLGMGTPGNARRVAENSSREAEARLRRETRS
- a CDS encoding ATP-binding protein gives rise to the protein MHADRESATLRRAGWIGVTLVATAAATVVMLIATTTGNDLALTLVLVELLALAGLVIWVRRRFYGHATHVARHRDVLVRQTDRLEQHSLELTDRAAEIHSQAMTLEQETAEAQAISDELEIANQSLGTALADAEDARRAAEHSARERQETLRLFELVLSRASIGFALLDEQLRFVSINETLAAMNGFPVSEHIGRQVFERIPSELAPRLKDVLEHVLRTGRPVLGLEMTAAAADDAARIRHGIASYYPVPGDGTLPTVIGVLVEDTTERKELELQLAQSQRMEAVGRLAGGVAHDFNNLLTVIKSYSTILLSALEGDARREDVEEIAAAADRAAALTRQLLAFSRRQMMQPRALHLNAVVTDVEKMLRRLIGEDIALLTRLDPELWLVHADPGQIEQVIVNLVVNSRDAMPNGGHLTIETENVPRDAGSYVMLAISDTGVGMTPEIRAHLFEPFFTTKERGKGTGLGLSTVYGIVKQSGGDIAVQAESGKGATFKIFLPRHVVDHDPRSEIERTAPLPPRGTETILLVEDDPSLRTLAERILRSFGYTVLVASTGQRALTLVDAFTGRIDLVTTDVVMPEMSGTVLVERLLSVVPDIHVLFMSGYTDDEVVRRGILDRRAAFLQKPFTPDQLAFKVREVLDRNRSAQLTKAT
- the solA gene encoding N-methyl-L-tryptophan oxidase; its protein translation is MAHTIDAIIVGLGAMGSAALYHLARRGVRVAGFDRFTPPHTLGSTHGLSRIIRESYYEHPRYVPLVQRAYELWADLERRSAHRLFHQTGGMMIGQRRGVLVSGAFLSAREHALEHEELSAAEVRARFPAFALPNEMTAFYEPRAGILDPEACVDAHLRLGVASGAEVFFDEPVQEWSCSGGRVRVVTSNGEYDSGKLALCAGAWTPALLDDDSISLGVERQVMHWFTPARHQENFTPARCPIAMIEYAADRIFYFVPDGGDGVKAAIHHEGEPTDPDTVRRDVDKEEVDRVTALLRTYLPDAAGERRRSATCLYTNTADGHFLITPHARHEDVLIVSACSGHGFKFASAIGEAVADVLMGTARPDLIPFGRERPSAVS